Below is a window of Ovis aries strain OAR_USU_Benz2616 breed Rambouillet chromosome 20, ARS-UI_Ramb_v3.0, whole genome shotgun sequence DNA.
GCCTCCACCGGTTCTGCTCTGACTGCATCGTCACAGCCCTGCGCAGCGGGTAACAGGAGGGACGTGtttgaggtgggggcagggggagagagcGGGCCCTCCGTCCCCAGTGACTGAAGGCTCAGGGCCACCTTTCTCCCACCCCAGGAATAAGGAGTGCCCTACCTGCCGAAAGAAGCTGGTATCCAAGCGGTCTCTGCGGCCAGACCCCAACTTCGATGCTCTGATCTCTAAGATCTACCCCAGCCGGGAGGAGTACGAGGCCCACCAAGACCGGGTGCTCATCCGCCTCAGCCGCCTGCACAACCAGCAGGCGCTGAGCTCTAGCATCGAGGAGGGGCTGCGCATGCAGGCCATGCACAGGTTTGGGGGCCACAGGGAGGTGGACGCGGGGCGATGGGAGGAGCCACGGGTCAGACACCTGGGGGTCTCTGCTGCTAGGCCCCAGCCTCGTGAGCGCCCACCACCATCTGACTGCATGCCTGGAGGTCGTGGATGTGAACAGAGCTTTTTAGTTAGTAACTAGCACTActattgggttttttttcttaatacttatttatttggctacagagggtcttagttatagcatgtggaatctagttccctgactagggatcagcccaggtcccctgcagtgagagtgcagagtcttagccgctggaccaccagagaagtccctggcaCTGTTATTCTTAATGAATACCTCGCCTTCTGACTTTCTAGAAGTTAGAGCAGTAGAGTGACTTTTGAGCATAAGCTTTGGGGTCACACTGCCGGGAAGTAAATCACCTCCTAGGGCAGCATCGCTCAGTCTTCAACGTGTATTTGAATTACCTGAGTTTTGTTTAACATGTACGTTCTAATTCGGTAGGTCAGAAGTTGGGCCCAGATTCTGTGCTTCTTCAAGCCTGTGCTACTGGGTCttagaccacactttgagaggCAAAGCGACTATGATCTCAGACTAATgatttaacctctctaagcctcagtttcgtcagccattaaaaaaatggtATAATTACCTGCATCTGTAGGATTTGTGTAATTTGAGGCAATCAGTGCAAACACCAACGTGCTTGGCACATAATTAGTATGGAATAAATATTAGGAATCATCGTTGAGATTTCCCTGGTTTCTTAATTCTCTGAAGTTTAAAGTCGAAAGCCCTTATCCTTGGTGCTTTCTAATCTCGACCACTTGCTCCCACAGGGCCCAGCGTGTGAGGCGGCCGATGCCCGGGTCAGATCAGACCACGACGATGAGTGGGGGCGAAGGAGAGcccggggagggagagggggatggAGAGGACGTGAGCTCAGACTCGGCCCCGGACTCTGCCCCAGGCCCTGCTCCCAAGCGACCCCGAGGAGGGGGCGCAGGGGGCAGCAGTGTAGGGACAGGGGGGGGTGGCactggtggggtgggtgggggcgccGGCTCTGAAGACTCGGGTGACCGGGGAGGAACCCTGGGAGGGGGGACCCTGGGCCCCCCAAGCCCTCCCGGGGCTCCCAGCCCCCCAGAGCCAGGTGGAGAAATCGAGCTCGTGTTCCGGCCGCACCCCCTGCTCGTGGAGAAGGGAGAATACTGCCAGACTAGGTGAGAGCCTCGTCCTCCCCAGACCACTGAGAAACCAAGGGCCATGGTCTGCATCACAAGTGGGCCTCGCCCAGACCCAGAAAGAGCCCCCAGCCCAGCGGCCCTGTGCCCATCTCCCACTTGGCGGCTCCATTTGAGGCGTCTGTGCCCTCAGTCTGCCCCCTTTCCTACCCAGGTATGTGAAGACCACTGGGAATGCCACAGTGGACCATCTCTCCAAGTACTTGGCCCTGCGCATTGCTCTCGAGCGGAGGCAGCAGCAAGAGGCGGGGGAGCCGGGAGGGCCTGGAGGGGGCACCTCTGATGCCACCGCGGGACctgatgggggtggaggggagggtgggggtgccGGAGGAGCCGACGGCCCTGAGGAGCCTGCCTTGCCCAGTCTGGAGGGCGTCAGCGAGAAGCAGTACACCATCTACATCGCTCCCGGGGGCGGGGCTTTCACGGTGAGCGCCCCTGAGTGTCGGGGGCGGGGAGGATAGGGGGGGTGCGCAGCCGCAGACGCGACAGCCTCAGCGACCCGCCCTCTCCGCTGCATCTCGGTCTCCTTTCCGTGTCCGTCCTTCTTCCCCATCGCCCGTGTCCTCGCTGTGCCCcgtttattgtttctttgtctttcctcTCCCTTTGGTCACTTTTCCTCTCATCTTACCATCTTTTCCAACTCACTTTTCTGCTCCCCCTTCCGTCACCTCTGTAGACGCTGAATGGCTCCCTGACCCTGGAGCTGGTGAATGAGAAGTTCTGGAAGGTGTCCCGACCACTGGAGCTCTGCTATGCCCCCACCAAGGATCCAAAGTGACCCCACAAGGGACGGCCAGAGAATGGGGCCATGGGGTGTCCTGGAGTCCTGGCCCACCCCCTGCCTGGCTTCTTTGTCCCCCAGAGCCCCCCAGCCTGACCAGCCAGCAAGAGACACAAACAGGACGAGTGGCTTTTATACAAAGTATCTATATCAGATTCTTCTATATTGTACAGAGTGGGGCTTGGCCCCTGTCTGCTGCCTTTTCTATTGCCCTCAACCTCCCGTCCACAAGATGCTGGGGAGAGTGAAAAGCCCTCCCCTCCGTGCCCTCctaccaacaacaacaaatttgcttttttttcctctttgaaacctGCGGTTCTGTGTCTCTTTATCAGGGGTGTACTAGAAGGAGATGGAAACAAAGATTGGGGAGAGAACCCTAGAAATCATGGAGAGTCAGTCTTGGAAATGGGGAGGAGATGTCAAAGGCTATTCATGGTGTGTAGGGCCCGTTTTCCTGAATCTTCAAATCAGCAAATACGTAGGAAAATAGGAACCATCTGTGAAGCTGGAAGAGTGGAGAGGTGTGAAGTCAGTTCCCAAGCTTGCCCCTGTGACCTGAATGCCCAGGCTGGGATCAGGGGTATAAGTACCACAGCTTAAAAGTAGCTTAAGAGGAAGGTGTGTCTGTAGACATGGCGGGCCTTGATGTTTGGAAGGGGGATGATTCCTTGACCGTGCCTGAGAAGCTGGGGAGAAAAGGCGCGGAGGTGGGGAGGGCTGCGAGGAACTGCCTGCAGACGTGCTGCGAccccgcctccctgcccaggaTTGTAGCTCCGCACCGTCCCGGAGGCGGTTGAGAGCAGAGGGCTGGGGGTGTTCGGTGAAGCTCTCGCTGCCCGCCCACCTCGAGAGGGGCTGCATCTGGGCAGTGTGGCGCCGGGCTGCGGAGGAGTCCCTCTCCAGAAGGGACCAAAGCTGCCCCCGGGCCGCGCTTCGACCTCTCTGCCCCTCACACTTCCTGTTTCCGTCGCCTTATGCGCCCCCAACTCCGGCGGCTGGCTCAGCCTCGGCCCTCCTAGCGGAGGGGTCAGCCTGGGGGTCTGACCTGCCGACCCAAAGGGCACCCCACTGCACACTTAGCATTTCTCGATGACGCCCTCTCGTGCCCACCACCCTCTGTGCGGCGGACGCGGGGAGTCCTCTGCAGCCCTGGTGACCGGGCGCCCACCCCTGAAACCGCTCACCCTGCAGAAACGGAAAACACCCGCTTCCCCCTCCAGGGAGGagccccttctcccctctcctggcGCCTCCATCCTGGCTCCCTTTCTCTCCTGCTTCAGGCATCCTGGGGGGAGACGCCCCCGGGACATGAGGGCGACGGGAAGGTAGGCATCTCTCCCGGTGTTTCAAAGGAGAGAAACCGATGGGGAGCAGTCGAGGGAGTACTGAGGTGGGAGCCGAAGAATCTGGAGTGAAGCCGGCTTCTTTTTGGTTCCAGAGGCTGCCTGGAGcgactgccccccccccccccccctacccccaccactCCCAGCCAGCCCGGCAGCCTGCTCCCCGCCCTCTTGCTTCTCCCAGGAGTCGCAGCGGGCCGCCCGGTCCCTTCCCTCCTCGGGCCCCAGGCCGCACcgccccaccctcgccctctgcCTCTCCCGCTCCCCTCGCCCGCCCTGCTGCCGCGTTCCTTCGCCGCCCCCCGCCCTTGAGACAACTTCACAGGCCTCCCTTTTCTGATGACTCCATGTGAGTGCCGCGCAGAGCTGTCGCCCCAGGGACACCTTCCTTGCCCACAACAAAGAAAAAGTGACTCCCAGCCCGGACCGACGCCTCTCTTCCCCAGTACGGGCCGAAGCGGGTACAGGAGACGCCAGTTCCGTCCCTCCCACCCCCTAGGCTAGTGCCCCAAGTCCTTTGGCCTCTCCCAGTTTGGCCCGCACCTGTGGGTGAGGCAGAGTGAGACACCAAGTATACAAAAGGGAGCTTGACTTTTGCTGAAGGACAAGATACAGAGGAAAGGAGGTGAATTAACAAATTGTGCAGATCTCTGACAGCTGCTTACAAACCATGCAACCTTGCTTCAGAAAGGGCCTTGTGAGGTGGGACCCGCATGTGTACAAGGAGAGACCCTCCTTGTCCAGTCTGATGTGCACGGGGTGTGTGGGGCGGGGTACAGAACCGCTGCGGTAGATTGCTCTGGTCCTTAGAGGATGAATGACAAGCGGTCCCTGCAGGAGGGGTCCCAGACATGGTGCGGAGTGATTAAGAAGCGCTAGAAACTGCAGGGTGGTTAAGGAGAGCTT
It encodes the following:
- the RING1 gene encoding E3 ubiquitin-protein ligase RING1, translated to MTTPANAQNASKTWELSLYELHRTPQEAIMDGTEIAVSPRSLHSELMCPICLDMLKNTMTTKECLHRFCSDCIVTALRSGNKECPTCRKKLVSKRSLRPDPNFDALISKIYPSREEYEAHQDRVLIRLSRLHNQQALSSSIEEGLRMQAMHRAQRVRRPMPGSDQTTTMSGGEGEPGEGEGDGEDVSSDSAPDSAPGPAPKRPRGGGAGGSSVGTGGGGTGGVGGGAGSEDSGDRGGTLGGGTLGPPSPPGAPSPPEPGGEIELVFRPHPLLVEKGEYCQTRYVKTTGNATVDHLSKYLALRIALERRQQQEAGEPGGPGGGTSDATAGPDGGGGEGGGAGGADGPEEPALPSLEGVSEKQYTIYIAPGGGAFTTLNGSLTLELVNEKFWKVSRPLELCYAPTKDPK